AACTGTTTATCAAATATGTGTTTCAAATAGCATAGTGTTTTACATTGGTGTTTGGCACAGCATGAAATGTTGGGATTTTgatcattctttcatttattgtttttatttttattctattgtttttttatgttgcacTTTGGTCAACTGTTGTTTTTAAGGTGTGTTATAAATATAGTTGCAGTAATGTGTAAAAAGAAACACTTCTGATGTCATTTTAGCACAAATATAgaaatttattttgaaaggaacaCATATAACCAGCATAGTGCGTGTCAGCAACACACCTTCAAGTGAGACACAAAAATTCTGGGGCCTCCTcaagtgagagaaaaaaaacacaaaaacctttCAGCCACACATACGTTCTGTACACTCATCAGCAAGACTTGCACTTTGTGAAGACAAGCAAACCAAAACATTCAATCTTTGCATCATTTCTGTCGTGACATACCAGAACCACAGACATTTTCACTCTACTTCCCCATTCgaggcagccaatcacatgcaGAGCCTTCCCTGTGACACGTCTTTCAATAGCAGCTCGGTTACCTTACTAAATTTACTTCATAATTACATGACCTATACCAGACAAACATGTGCAACAGAGGTATTGCACATGAAAAGGCTCAATGACTAAAagccagaaaaaaatgaatggcCCTTTCTGAATCATCATTTACTGAAGGTGCAAATGTTTAGTGTGCATTTTTCATTAGAAATGAATCAGCTGTGTCATGTTGCCATGCACTCCCCAGACTTTCCCTTCAATATGAAGGactttttcatttctctgtaAGACATCACATGGCAAAGGGACATCTCAATCAGTGCATTTTTAACCAATGCATCAAGCCCTCAAAAATGGGCTTAACATTTGTTGTGGATCACTGTATTTTAGTGGGCAGACACACTGAGAAGGcacatgaatatatatatacagagatATCTATTCATCTTTCAACCACAGTTCAACGTCTCCTCTCAGGCCAGACGACCACgtcacagcaaaaaaaagaaagaaagaaagaaagaaaagagcaggGCAGTTGAGCATATTACAGTTAGGTTTCTGTCTGGTTTGTGTACTCGCTctgcttaaaaaaaagcaaagggtGTTTAGTTCCTGGCTAAGAGCCAGTCAAGCCttaaacacacagctggatTTGTACTGAATGCCCTGTCAGTGTCACTTATGTTTCTCCAGTACCAATTCAGCAAACATCCTGATGTTTTCACCAGTAAGGCACAGTGTTATCAATCTGACCCCAGCTTTGCCAGCCGGGAAAGAGTCCACTCGACATACGTGGGCTGCCGAACTGATCGAACTCCATCTCCAGCAGCTTCACGCCCCCGTTTTTGTGCTCTGAAGGCTTCTTATGCTCAGCAGGAGCTGAAGGGGGCGCACTGTTCACATTCTCTCCGCTCCAGCCAATGTGCTTGAGAGTGTAATTCTTGCCATCATTGTTGTCCCAGAAGGTCTGGCCCTGGACCATGAAGCAGATGCAGAACTCGATCCGGTTTTGAGGAGGGATGTGGGCGGGCAGCTCCAGGACAAATGCAAAGGTGTCAGAGTCCTGGCAACCGTAGACGTTGTTCATGAAGGTGCATTCGATGTCTGTGAAGCTGACCCAAGAGTCGTAGGTGACGCGCACCTGCACCAACTTCTCAAACCCCACGTTTCTGACTTTGACGGTGCCGGTCAACGTGCGTTCCTGCAGAGAGCAGTTCTCCAAGCAGACTGAGTTCTGAATCAGGCGGTTCCGGAAGTCCAAGTAGTCAGATGAGGGTTGTTTAAAGTCAAGAACCAGGCTGCGAGATGAGTTGATCCTTAGGTCCATGGTGGCTGTTTCCAGGTCAGTCATGTcaaactgcagctcctcctgcttgtttTGATACGGCTCATCGTCGAATTTGGAGAAGACGTGGATGGCGGTGAGTGACATACCCTTTGTGTCGGCGAACACCACCCTCTTCTTGCCTGCCTTCTGGTTCCATCCCACACAGCTGCCATCATCCACTGTTTTCTGCTGGTTGCTGAGGCAGGGTCGAAGGGGTTTGTAGAGCTGCTGCTTGTGGTTGCGGGAGGCAGATTGGTTGACCCGGTTCTTGGCCCTCTGCAGGTCCTCATAGGAGCTGAGGAACCCTcgcagaggaggtggagagtgGCTGATGTAGAATCTCATAGCCACATCCATTGGCATTACTGGGCCAGGCATTGCTGATGGACTGAAGCTGAGCACACTGAGAGGGgcggggggaggggagggacgGGAGGTAGAAGGAAAGAAAATTAGAAAGGAAGCTTAGAACAATGGCTTCTGTGTGCGAGTCTTCTAACCACCTTCACAATTCTATAGTGAAACTTAATTGAAAATGATAGTTAAACTTTTTGTATTTGGTGAATTCACACAAAAAGCAATACACATTCTTATAGTCTCACATATTCACATAGTCTTTTGTACTTTTCTATTTTGACATGGGTTGCAAAGCATAAATCGGACTTTCTGTGATCCTTACCTTGCAGCACTCATGGAATAAAGAAGTCAACAGTtctagaaagaaaaaaggagctTTTCAAAAGTCTTCTTCTGAAATGTGTAAAGCAGCTTTTTCTAAAAGTGCATGCTGCAGTCACTCCCCCTTTTTGTTCTTCCTcccctcgctctcgctctctgccTGCCTTTCAGTGCCGGGGTTGCTCAGCACTCTGGGATTTCAACTGCCACATAGAGACAATTTGCATATTCAGTCATATGGTTCCCGAGACAGCCAATGAAATGTCAGCGGAAAGCCTCAGCAGCCAATCGGCTCACGCTTGACCTGGCTGCCAGCCAGCTGATAGGGGCGTGTCGCCCGCATGGGTCTCATGGTTAGGATGCCTCAGCCTGTTGCCTCAGCTGCTATTTGAGAAACATGATGGACCCCTGCTGGTGCTGGAGGTGAGCTTCAGATTGTGTATGAGCCCTCGGCTCTTCCACAGCATGACTGAGATTCCTGACACACCACAGCAGGATTATTCATGCCTCACTGATTGGACAGAAAGAAATGATTCACACTGATGACTTTTATTCTCTATTGTGACTTGAGGGAGTCtctaaatgtcattttaaagattgaaaagatgttttcatttaaaatcacactttgttgttttgtagaCTGAAGTGAGTTTGTCACAGATGTTTCAGatcaaaaaaacattaaaacacaaaatgcagtttCTAAATGAAGGTGGGAAATCAAATCCAAACCATGGCCCTGTGTGAAAAAGTGATTTCCCAACTGATAAACCTAAAAACCTGTTGTTCCGCCCTTAGCAGCAACAACTGCAATCAAGCGTTTGTGATAACTGGCACTGAGTCTTTTACAGCACCATGGAGGAATTTTGGCCCACTATTATTTTTGCAGAATTGTTGTAATTCAGCAAGCATAAGTCTCCTTTTTAAGGTCATGCCACAGCATCTCAATCAGATTTAGGTCACTTTGGCTattttgaaacctttattagtcccacaatggggaaattgcttaaggcagcccagcaaagagcgccatacaccagtgagacaacactgctataccactgagccactgctgcccaaaaatggctaggccactccaaaGTCTTCATTTAGTTTTTCTTGAAACATTTGGAGGTGGACCAGCcagtgtgttttggatcattgttctgctGCAGAACTCGAGTGTGCTTCAGCTTGAGATCATGAACAGATGGCCGGACATTCTCCTTCAGGATGTTTTGGTAGAGAGCAGAATTCATGGTTCCATTTAGCACAGCAAGTCTTCCAGGTCCTGAGGCAGCAAAACAGCCCATCACAATACGAGCACTACATTTTACTGTTGGTATGATCTTCCTTTCCTGAAATGCTGTGTTACCTGTACATCAGAACGTTGTCTGGTCAGAACACAGAGTATTTTTCTAGAAGTCTTGGGGCAGTGGTCTTCATCTTGGAGCTCTGCCATGCAGGCCATTGCTGGCCAGGTGAGAACAGGTGCGGCAGTAATCAGGCCCGGGTGTGGATAGAGAAACTGAACTCAGCTTTCTAAACATGTCATACACCACAGTCCATTTATGTTTTAACAGGTGGGGCAATCCCTGCACACAGGGCCATGTTTTCCCCTTTAATAATAAACACCTTCATTTAAAAactgtgttgtctttgtttaatatttacatttgtttgatgatgtgaaacatttaagtgtgacaaacatacaaaaaaataagaaaccatgACCACTGTATGTTTCTCAGCAACAAAAACGTGTGGGCTTGTCCTATATAGAAATGTTTGTAACCTTTATGTATGtttaaccatttttttaaatgctccCAGGTCATTAAAGCTGAAATTTGAattgtgagacagacagacagacagacagacagacagacagacagacagacagacagacagacagacagacagacagacagatagatagatagatagatagatagatagatagatagatagatagatagatagatagatagatgccGTATATTTTCATGTAAAACTTTGGTTCTGTCCCTCAGCTGCAGTTGTTGCTGTTTTGACTTCCATCCATGTGGACAAAGATGCTAAATAAAGGCAGAGCAGAAATCAATAAGGCAAATAACCCTTATTGATTTCTGCTTAAACATTACTCTCAAAAAGAGTCAACCAGGCCCATCAACAACCAACAGAAATGACTCATCTATTTCAGTGGTCTGTAAATTTAATCCAGTCTTatctttacactcaatttgatTATATGCTGAAAAGAGTTGGCAGGCATACATGTAGTCATAGCCTGAACAGTCATCGTCAGTCCTGCTGTATAGGCCgcagagctacaggaggagagGCTGTCCTCTTGTTTTTCCCAAGCTCCCTGGTCAGAGGGCAAGAACTCACTCTACTCACTCCATGAATGCTCTGCATGGAGACTTTAGACTCATACATGCTGCTTTCACATGTTCATAAATTCAACAGACAATATTTATCAGAGCCTTGTCTGGCTGTCTAGGGGTAACCATGACCAATAACATGGCCGCAGAACATGTGTCTGATTGCAGCAGAAATATATTTCTCGATGTAAGCTACAATCCatttaaacactgataacaTAAAGAAAGCAGAGAAACCCGCGTGAAATGAAGATTTCCACACGTGATATTTGTTGGAGCTCCGATGATCATACGCTGTTTCTTATGATCAAGTTTGAGTAAATGTCATGACCCCCTCCACATGTATCCGAAGGAGGCTTGAGGCTGTGCATGCACAGGCCAACAGGTACATACATACAATCCACCATAGCatcacatgtttacatttcatttcatcacacacacacacacacactcttaattGGAATTGCAAAACATATCATCATACTGCTAAATTGGGAAATTCGCTCTAAACACACATGAACTAAGGTAAGGCATGCTGGGAAAGGTTTTTCCGAGAAGCCAAATGTTTGACAAGTTGTTGAAAGTTGTGGTTTTAGCTGTTTTACTTGTACTTGTTATCGTGTTTTTATGCATTATTTTGTTATGCGTGTGCATTGTTGAGAACATAAATTGTTTAATTTTGATTAAAGAAATCattgtccagatttactcttcgttagtctcccctctggacgggttgtcggaacaagcacggcggatacaactcgtacTTTCAGAAACTATTAGGTGAACTATTAGAAACCTTTAGTAACTTTCAGAAACCTTTAGTAACTTTCAGAAAccacatcaggaaataaagttttctactggaaaatcctacagtgcttaaaaataatctgtaattctctgtttgggtcctctcctcctcatcctcctccatccaatgcTGGTTATTCAGCCCTGTGCCAACTTCTGAATGCACTGATGTTCCAGGTCACAGAACCTGTGAATGCAGCTTTCTTTGCATGCACAGGTTCAGCAGAACTAAGTGGTaagtgtgtgagggagaggggATTTAATCAGTTGATTTATTGAATATCAGCGTGACGGAAACAACCAGACTGCAACCTGCATCTCCGAAAAACTACAACATTACAATAAGACTATATCTATTTATAGAAGCTGCTGAATGCCGCACTGGGCCGTCCTGGTCCGCTTTGACCCGGTGTATCGCTGTGCGCAACCTGTCTGCACCTTGTGTTGTAGTCGCAACCACCTGAAATgcccagatttgattggctgacAGTTGTAAACTCGTATGCAATTGGTCTGTGCGTTTCCTCATGCGCTAAGCCACTACCGTAAAGTCAATGAAAGCTGCGGCAGTAAAATAGAAGCGCCCCGTCAGGTTTTAAAGAACAACCTGCTGTTTGGACTATAAGTTCTGGGTCCGGACCCGGACCGCGGTCCGCCATTTGGTGGTCCCTGCACTAGAGAGAAAACCAGACTGTGCAACCATGACAGTAATTGTTCTCCTTCCTAATTGTGAAATCTGGAAATGTCAGCATTACAACAGACAGCTGACAGATCTGAAGACAGAGGAGTtgtgacacacagtcagagagagagagagagagagagagagaccttgTAACACCACTGGCTCCGTGTG
This Parambassis ranga chromosome 15, fParRan2.1, whole genome shotgun sequence DNA region includes the following protein-coding sequences:
- the LOC114447184 gene encoding protein phosphatase 1 regulatory subunit 3C-B-like; the protein is MSAASVLSFSPSAMPGPVMPMDVAMRFYISHSPPPLRGFLSSYEDLQRAKNRVNQSASRNHKQQLYKPLRPCLSNQQKTVDDGSCVGWNQKAGKKRVVFADTKGMSLTAIHVFSKFDDEPYQNKQEELQFDMTDLETATMDLRINSSRSLVLDFKQPSSDYLDFRNRLIQNSVCLENCSLQERTLTGTVKVRNVGFEKLVQVRVTYDSWVSFTDIECTFMNNVYGCQDSDTFAFVLELPAHIPPQNRIEFCICFMVQGQTFWDNNDGKNYTLKHIGWSGENVNSAPPSAPAEHKKPSEHKNGGVKLLEMEFDQFGSPRMSSGLFPGWQSWGQIDNTVPYW